From the genome of Neomonachus schauinslandi chromosome 5, ASM220157v2, whole genome shotgun sequence, one region includes:
- the GLIPR1 gene encoding glioma pathogenesis-related protein 1 — MPGRPSMRVTLALTVWIVSVVPSHAYTASSLPDIENEDFIKDCVRVHNKFRSEVNPTASAMLYMTWDPALARIAKAWAKNCQFAHNGQLQSNKLHPNFTFVGENIWTGSVSIFSVSSAITKWHSEIQDYDFETQKCTKVCGHYTQVVWADSYKVGCAVQYCPTVYGINSLTNVAHFICNYGPGQSFQRPYRRGSTCSACPSDDKCLDNLCTNPKRDKVTGYYSIVHPDWPVFSRNRYLSLFLTVSPPILILSAIMIIWVKHKYPHLVLSN, encoded by the exons atgccaggcagACCGAGCATGCGAGTCACACTTGCTTTGACAGTTTGGATCGTTTCTGTAGTTCCCAGTCACGCATATACAGCAAGCAGTTTGCCGGATATCGAAAATGAAGATTTCATCAAAGACTGTGTTCGGGTTCATAACAAGTTCCGATCAGAGGTGAATCCGACAGCCAGTGCTATGCTATACATG ACGTGGGACCCAGCACTAGCCCGAATTGCAAAAGCATGGGCAAAAAACTGTCAGTTTGCACACAACGGACAGCTGCAGTCGAACAAGCTGCACCCGAATTTCACTTTCgtgggagaaaatatctggaCTGGGTCTGTATCCATATTCTCTGTGTCTTCAGCCATTACCAAATGGCACAGTGAAATTCAGGACTATGACTTCGAGACTCAGAAATGCACCAAGGTCTGTGGCCATTACactcag GTTGTCTGGGCAGACAGTTATAAAGTTGGCTGTGCAGTACAATATTGCCCCACAGTTTATGGCATTAACAGCTTAACCAATGTAGCGCATTTCATATGCAACTACGGACCAGG ACAAAGCTTTCAAAGGCCATACAGAAGAGGATCTACTTGCAGTGCCTGCCCCAGTGATGACAAATGTTTGGACAACCTCTGCA CTAACCCAAAGCGAGACAAAGTCACAG GTTACTACTCTATTGTGCATCCTGACTGGCCAGTATTTTCACGCAACAGATAcctatctctctttctcactgtTAGTCCACCAATCCTAATACTGAGTGCTATAATGATCATTTGGGTCAAGCACAAATACCCTCATTTAGTTCTTTCAAACTAA